The following proteins come from a genomic window of Pyxidicoccus sp. MSG2:
- a CDS encoding DUF6986 family protein → MKTTLTPASLSTAREALRRANAAFERTYPGESPRRQPVHVVYGGAHLFRANTARKLGDLALAALKEYAPDAAELAHGLGLPQRGRFAQRVYGRVVDKLEREPVEDLRIDFEDGYGHRPDAEEDGHAISAAEELALGLEQGSLPPFIGIRVKSFSEELFERSSRTLDLFLTTLMERTGGKLPPSFVVTLPKVSLPEQVAALARMLEVFETEKGLTPGSLGLELMVETPQALFDVEGRLHLPRLVAAAAGRCTSVHLGVYDYTAALSVSAHVQSMLHPTCDFLRDVVQVSLAGTGVMLADGATHVMPVPPHKAQGEESVLPTQRRENMEAVHRVWQLSYRHIRHSLERAWYQGWDLHPGQLPVRYAAVYAFFLEGLDAASRRLKAFLEKAAQATLVGDVFDDAATGQGLLNFFLRGLSCGALNQDEVLAAGLTLEELRSRSFRAIVESRRGRATGG, encoded by the coding sequence GTGAAGACGACGCTGACGCCCGCCAGCCTCTCCACCGCCCGCGAGGCCCTGCGCCGGGCCAACGCCGCCTTCGAGCGGACGTACCCCGGCGAGTCGCCGCGCCGGCAACCTGTACACGTGGTGTACGGCGGGGCCCACCTCTTCCGCGCCAACACGGCGCGGAAGCTGGGGGACCTCGCGCTCGCCGCGCTGAAGGAGTACGCGCCAGACGCGGCCGAGCTGGCCCACGGCCTGGGGCTGCCCCAGCGCGGCCGCTTCGCCCAGCGCGTCTACGGGCGCGTGGTGGACAAGCTCGAGCGCGAGCCGGTAGAGGACCTGCGCATCGACTTCGAGGACGGCTACGGCCACCGCCCCGACGCGGAGGAGGACGGGCACGCCATCTCCGCCGCCGAGGAGCTGGCGCTCGGCCTGGAGCAGGGCTCGCTGCCGCCGTTCATCGGCATCCGGGTGAAGTCCTTCTCGGAGGAATTGTTCGAGCGCTCCTCGCGCACGCTGGATTTGTTCCTCACCACCCTGATGGAGCGCACGGGCGGGAAGCTGCCGCCGTCCTTCGTCGTCACGCTGCCCAAGGTGTCTCTGCCGGAGCAGGTGGCGGCGCTCGCGCGAATGCTGGAGGTCTTCGAGACGGAGAAGGGGCTGACGCCGGGCTCGCTGGGCCTGGAGCTGATGGTGGAGACGCCGCAGGCCCTGTTCGACGTGGAGGGACGGCTGCACCTGCCCCGGCTGGTGGCGGCGGCCGCGGGGCGCTGCACCAGCGTGCACCTGGGCGTGTACGACTACACCGCGGCCCTCAGCGTCAGCGCGCACGTGCAGAGCATGCTGCACCCGACCTGTGACTTCCTGCGGGACGTGGTGCAGGTGTCGCTCGCCGGCACCGGCGTCATGCTGGCCGACGGCGCCACCCACGTCATGCCGGTGCCCCCACACAAGGCGCAGGGCGAGGAGTCGGTGCTGCCCACGCAGCGGCGGGAGAACATGGAGGCGGTGCACCGGGTGTGGCAGCTGTCGTACCGGCACATCCGCCACTCGCTGGAGCGCGCGTGGTACCAGGGGTGGGATTTGCATCCGGGGCAGCTGCCCGTGCGCTATGCGGCGGTGTACGCGTTCTTCCTGGAGGGGCTGGACGCCGCCTCGCGCAGGCTGAAGGCGTTCCTGGAGAAGGCCGCGCAGGCCACGCTGGTGGGCGACGTGTTCGACGACGCGGCCACCGGGCAGGGACTGCTCAACTTCTTCCTGCGCGGGCTGAGCTGCGGCGCCCTCAACCAGGATGAGGTGCTCGCCGCGGGCCTCACGCTGGAGGAGCTGCGCAGCCGCTCCTTCCGCGCCATCGTCGAGTCACGCCGGGGCCGCGCCACGGGAGGGTGA